The following are encoded in a window of Flavobacteriales bacterium genomic DNA:
- the priA gene encoding primosomal protein N': MSTHRFADVILPLAVPGRFTYALPDGLGPVVPGMRVAVPFGRGRKIYGALVQRVHDEAPGHHAPREVLSRLDDAPVVTTTQLELWQRIADHYLCTLGEVMIAALPGQLTLTSETRLVAAPGPVADAAHDRASAALLAALAGREVLTLAQAGEILEVKDPMPAVKRLMERGALMLEEQLRDDHKPRMVGYVRLSTAASEEEALHDWFDQLEKKAPKQLHMLMRYVELSRCLSDAPREVEKRKLLHLSGGTAAMLRQLVEKGLFETYEREAGSAPEGPYERPAGRLSDAQAKALAEIEAAFERQDVVLLHGVTSSGKTEVYARPIDAQLAMGRQVLYLLPEIALTSQMIGRLRGLFGDRVAVYHSRMPQRERTALWMRMARGEGPSILVGARSALFLPFTKLGLVVVDEEHDPSYKQHEPAPRYQARDMAIVLAALHGARTILGSATPSMESLHNAHAGKYGHVKLLTRYGDLPMPSILRVDLREARRMKKMRGHFSATLIDTIQQAIGRREQVILFQNRRGYVPVWQCAACGWVPECDHCDVSLTYHKHDHQLRCHYCARRYTPPVVCGHCGGNRLRMLGFGTEKIEEELAGLFPEARIARLDQDTARGRNAVDRILEDLAQGALDILVGTQMVTKGLDFDRVSVVGILHADNLMRFPDFRAHERAFQLMAQVAGRSGRRDTPGTVVIQADEVGHPVLDLVARHDVEGMYQRELGHRLAHGYPPFTRIIKLTLKHRHQDRVAATARVLAEALREGLGERVLGPDIPGVSRVRDLHLRDLMIKIRRSAHHSEKAYVRETIDRVFALPEHAPVRLVTDVDPN, from the coding sequence TTGTCCACGCACCGCTTCGCCGATGTGATCCTGCCGCTGGCCGTGCCCGGCCGGTTCACCTATGCCCTGCCCGATGGCCTGGGTCCCGTGGTGCCCGGAATGCGCGTGGCCGTGCCCTTCGGACGGGGCAGGAAGATCTACGGCGCCCTGGTGCAGCGTGTGCATGATGAAGCCCCCGGCCACCATGCACCACGCGAAGTGCTGTCACGCCTGGACGACGCCCCGGTGGTGACCACCACGCAATTGGAACTCTGGCAGCGCATCGCGGACCACTACCTCTGCACCCTGGGCGAAGTGATGATCGCCGCGCTGCCCGGCCAACTCACCCTGACCAGCGAGACACGCCTGGTGGCCGCTCCCGGCCCCGTGGCCGACGCCGCCCATGACCGCGCTTCCGCAGCCTTGCTCGCCGCCCTGGCGGGCCGCGAAGTGCTCACCCTGGCGCAGGCGGGCGAGATCCTCGAAGTGAAGGACCCCATGCCCGCCGTGAAGCGGCTGATGGAACGCGGCGCGTTGATGCTGGAGGAACAATTGCGCGACGACCACAAACCCAGGATGGTGGGCTATGTGCGCCTCTCCACCGCCGCATCGGAGGAGGAGGCGCTGCACGACTGGTTCGACCAACTGGAGAAGAAGGCGCCCAAGCAGTTGCACATGCTGATGCGCTACGTGGAGTTGAGCCGATGCTTGAGCGATGCCCCGCGCGAAGTGGAGAAGCGCAAGCTGCTGCACCTCAGTGGCGGTACCGCGGCCATGCTGCGGCAGCTGGTGGAGAAGGGCCTGTTCGAGACCTACGAGCGCGAGGCGGGCAGCGCACCGGAAGGACCCTACGAACGACCCGCGGGCCGGCTCAGCGATGCGCAGGCGAAGGCACTGGCGGAGATCGAGGCGGCTTTCGAGCGCCAGGACGTGGTGTTGCTGCATGGCGTCACCTCCTCGGGCAAGACCGAGGTGTACGCGCGGCCCATCGATGCGCAACTGGCCATGGGCCGCCAGGTGCTCTACCTGCTGCCGGAGATCGCGCTCACCTCCCAGATGATCGGGCGGCTGCGCGGCCTATTCGGCGACCGCGTGGCCGTCTACCACTCGCGCATGCCGCAGCGCGAACGCACCGCCCTGTGGATGCGCATGGCCCGCGGCGAAGGGCCTTCCATTCTGGTGGGCGCGCGATCGGCGCTGTTCCTGCCCTTCACCAAGCTCGGCCTGGTGGTGGTGGACGAGGAGCACGACCCCAGCTACAAGCAGCATGAGCCCGCCCCGCGCTACCAGGCACGCGACATGGCCATCGTGCTCGCCGCGCTGCACGGGGCCAGGACCATCCTGGGTTCGGCCACACCTTCCATGGAAAGCCTGCACAACGCCCATGCGGGGAAGTACGGCCATGTGAAGCTCCTCACGCGCTACGGCGACCTGCCCATGCCCTCCATCCTGCGCGTGGACCTGCGCGAAGCACGACGCATGAAGAAGATGCGCGGGCATTTCTCCGCCACCTTGATCGACACCATCCAACAGGCGATCGGACGGCGCGAACAGGTGATCCTCTTCCAGAACCGGCGTGGCTATGTGCCCGTTTGGCAATGCGCGGCCTGCGGCTGGGTGCCCGAGTGCGACCACTGCGACGTGAGCCTCACCTACCACAAGCACGACCACCAACTCCGCTGCCACTATTGTGCGCGGCGCTACACCCCGCCTGTGGTCTGTGGACATTGCGGCGGCAACCGCCTGCGCATGCTGGGCTTCGGCACCGAGAAGATCGAGGAGGAACTCGCCGGTCTCTTCCCCGAGGCGCGCATCGCCCGGCTGGACCAGGACACCGCGCGCGGCCGCAACGCCGTGGACCGCATCCTGGAGGACCTCGCCCAAGGGGCGCTCGACATCCTCGTGGGCACGCAGATGGTGACCAAGGGCCTGGACTTCGACCGCGTGAGCGTGGTGGGCATCCTGCACGCGGACAACCTGATGCGCTTCCCTGATTTCCGCGCCCACGAGCGGGCCTTCCAATTGATGGCGCAGGTGGCTGGCCGCTCCGGCCGGCGCGATACGCCCGGCACGGTGGTGATCCAGGCCGATGAGGTCGGCCACCCCGTGCTGGACCTGGTGGCGCGGCACGATGTGGAAGGCATGTACCAGCGCGAACTGGGCCACCGTCTGGCCCACGGCTACCCACCCTTCACACGCATCATCAAGCTCACGCTGAAGCACCGCCACCAGGACCGCGTGGCGGCCACGGCGCGTGTGCTGGCGGAAGCGCTGCGTGAAGGGCTCGGCGAGCGTGTCCTGGGACCCGACATCCCCGGCGTGTCACGCGTGCGCGACCTGCACCTGCGCGACCTGATGATCAAGATCCGCCGCAGCGCGCATCACAGCGAGAAGGCATACGTACGCGAGACGATCGACCGCGTCTTCGCCCTGCCCGAGCACGCACCCGTGCGCCTCGTCACCGACGTGGACCCGAACTGA